cccatcatttgaacaacaactgatgtttaatggtgtatattattatatatttctaataaacacaaaaatacatataaaattattcattttgcttttggtacatgcacaatcagttcttcattctATATATGTCATAATgatatggatttttttcgggatgcagttAATTGTGTTTTAACATCttttacttgaagtaaaataagaagctcaaacttttcaatggtggtaatggtgtaaagtaagtaactttttgtaactgaagaaaaaacgAATATGTCCTGTGTTTGAAAGAGAAAAACCACCATTCATCAGCGGTGTAGtatctttaaacaattttctTGCCTATTGCgcatatcaaaatttaaatcCATTCTCTACTACTGCATTAACGATTACTTTTTGAATTCGATAGCCACAGTAACATGTACACCTGATAATCGAATGTTCTAAATAATGACCTCAATTGTTTGATTCTCTCTACTGTTAAATACAGGTATAATGGGTGTAAAAATGAAATTGCTTTTACATACTGAATCTAAATTAACTCATATTCGATTGAAATAACTCGTACTTCCATTCTACACATAATTATATAGTTAGTATCATTTTTTGAGCAATTCAAAGTTCATAATAACAGACATATGATACTAATATCATTATTTGGGATTTTGATTTAACTGGGAATTAATTACAACccttttaaattatatataatattgatattggCCTTTGCGATAATATAATACAAGGATAATGCTGCATGCTTTCacttataatataaatatgtatatgtatttatcagAAATATTATGCCTCGCACAAATGATCCCACGAATTATGTGGTGAACATGGATTTTATTCTTTCAATGTTAAAACTTTAActgaatattttttacattacaCAAGTGTATTTTAGCTTGTCTTTAGCTTCCTATTTTGATTGACAGGGTCGACAACCTCAGCTGCACCATCCCCAGCCCCAGGCGGGGACAGCGGTGAAGACTCCCATGAACATGATGGAAGACGCCGACACCACGGAGATggtatgtacattttgtatgaatGGCTTTGATTTttggtgatttttttatatataggatcttaaatgaatGTTCATGTCATATGAGATTGTATAAACCGaatgataaaagttttttttttctgagacTTTGCGAGTAAAATGTTAACTCCGAGACGAGTTATATGAACACAAATCTAAGATACATTTGATCAAAAGGCTACAAAAACCTACATTTAAAGAATATTTCAACTTTACAATGTGCTGCATATTTAGTCCCACAATTCTCAAATATTGACGTCACTTTGTTGTTTAATTACGTCACGAAGCCACAATGAATTGCCTTCCTGGTACAGCTAATGAAAATCGTCGGTAGCTTATATAACAGCAGTGACATATGCAAATAGCAATTCATtccttattacagagttacatATCTGCACTTGGCGGGTGGTATCGATCGTGATGTCATCAGTTTATGATTGGGAAATATTCTCCATTATGCTAAAAAAACACATGAGGTCACAATCAATTTCAATCCACAGGAGCAGATAACTCATAATTTGTAATGTGCAAATGCGGTATGTCCATgttgtgtcatcttgtatagtggtttcataatataaataaattcggcctgactgttaataggacgtcaattaTTCAAACAATCAGACAGACAATTAAACATATGATCAAAGGAAATATCAGGAAAATTCTTTCGAAATGTTAATAACGTATTTAGAAACTGATATTTTAGACAAAATTATACATGCGTCTTTAATGTCCGGACTAATATGCAAGACACTATTTTATCCTGACAAATTGGCTGACATTTACTCAGTGCTAAATACTCTTTAATAATTTAGATACTGAAATCTCGTAGTCACTTTCAGTATCAACATATAATGCATATAGAACTTCAGCTTAGGAATTAAAAAAAGGATAaacaaactaaaaacaaaacagaaaaacaaaaacaaaaaaaccgtAAAGAATATTTAATACTTTCTGAGTACTGGCATATTTCGcgttgttatacatgtatggtaAGTACATTGATCACTTTTATGCTGTTTGTTCTATTTTCTTTGCCAACGAAGTGTATATCTCGTGCCAACGATTTTAACCCACATACAATATTCCACAACATTATACCACTTGTTAATGTATAATATTAGTCTATGTTTGTGAATATACTAAGCCTAGAGGTTATTCAGTTATCATTGATTTTGTTCTCACTTTCGAATTACTTCAAAAGCACCTTTCCACTGGCAACTAGATTTGTACATAAAAAGCAGAGCGTTTTCAACGATCGACATTGATTTTTAAACGTATCCTTTGTTTTCATTATGAAACTCATTGTCGATTCTGCATTGAAATGAGTAGTGTCATTCAATCTCCATTCGGATGTGTTTCCTTCATATTTTTGTTCGTATTGTTTGAGGTTTTCAATAGGCCGTCAAAGTGAATACTTAattgttatgttattttttcatatgtTCATCATTCTAAATCATCTCATTATGAAatgatttaattgaaataaaacgtTCATTAATTCAacctatttatatttcagatgACTTAGGTTACGACAaagacgacgacgatgatgatgatcatgattGCGACGACCACGACGATGAAGACAAGGGAAGAATGGGCGATGACATGCACAAGGAGAAACATCATGATGACAGCAAGGAAGGTGGCGAGGATTACAAAGAACATGGCAAACGCAAGCGATGTCATCACAAGAAAATCGTCAAGATTCTGATCATCGTCGGCTCCAGCATCGCTGTCATCGGAACTGGCGTGGGCGTCGTCTTCTGGTAAGTATACCATCGATAGCTCGCgcactttttttttattatgattataattatcattatttttaatgtctTCGGTACTGTAGTTGCGTTCGTCTGTTGTTAAGATATAGCGTAACGACTGAAAACAAACTATAACAGTATTAACCATACAGTAATTTATACTAATGTCATACCATTTCATGCGATAATATTCATTTGTATCGACAGAATATTATCAAAACAAGATGATGAAATCAGTAAATCATGAACTGTTGTAAGCAATTCAAGATCACATTCTTAATGGAACGCGTATCCCTTTCCAGAAAACGATAAGGTTATTTGAGATTTTACCTGACATATTAATTTCCCgcatttcatttattatttttacttgTTTCTATCTTTTCctttatttattcatatatttatttatttattttacagttgTATGCGTCACAAACGTCAAATGATGAGGAGCGTGAGCGAGTCCAAGACTAATCTGCACGTGCCGGGAGCGCGAGAGAATGTATACGTTGTGAGAGAGGACCCTTCTGCACCCGAAAAGAAGCCGTCCGCACTTGACTTCCCTGTCGTATCAAACTCGCCTCTACCAGGGAAGGAGTGAA
This portion of the Argopecten irradians isolate NY chromosome 6, Ai_NY, whole genome shotgun sequence genome encodes:
- the LOC138325105 gene encoding uncharacterized protein, coding for MASIKMWTLVGLSLLCVVLTVQADNGSTTSAAPSPAPGGDSGEDSHEHDGRRRHHGDDDLGYDKDDDDDDDHDCDDHDDEDKGRMGDDMHKEKHHDDSKEGGEDYKEHGKRKRCHHKKIVKILIIVGSSIAVIGTGVGVVFCCMRHKRQMMRSVSESKTNLHVPGARENVYVVREDPSAPEKKPSALDFPVVSNSPLPGKE